One Blastocatellia bacterium genomic window carries:
- a CDS encoding nucleotide exchange factor GrpE → MEKPNVRRIPIRFAEDHGETGYTVRPSEDSSTTHAPTEPETEELGATIHELGQELLEPSPQLTSASAEEGSALAQWQQEKQALYDRLVRLAAEFDNYRKRIERERERMREDARAEVLTEFLPIVDDFERALEGAELVRDMDGLLYGLRMIHRRLLELLARFNVRPIETIGQRFDPTRHEAFAIEPTDEFEENTILDEYQRGYLIGDRLLRPARVKVAVRPTSNTSSPPREPERSSHDR, encoded by the coding sequence ATGGAGAAACCAAATGTGCGACGGATCCCAATCCGTTTCGCCGAAGATCACGGAGAGACTGGATATACGGTGCGCCCATCCGAAGACTCTTCGACGACGCACGCTCCAACGGAGCCGGAAACGGAAGAACTCGGGGCGACGATTCATGAGCTTGGTCAGGAGCTGCTCGAGCCATCACCCCAACTGACCTCAGCGTCTGCGGAAGAGGGATCCGCGCTCGCCCAGTGGCAGCAGGAAAAACAAGCCCTTTATGATCGGCTCGTGCGTTTGGCCGCCGAATTCGATAACTATCGCAAGCGCATCGAGCGCGAGCGGGAACGCATGCGAGAAGATGCGCGGGCTGAAGTCTTGACCGAATTCCTCCCTATCGTGGACGACTTCGAGCGCGCCTTGGAGGGAGCCGAACTGGTACGCGACATGGATGGACTATTGTACGGGCTCCGTATGATCCATCGCCGACTCCTGGAGTTGCTCGCTCGGTTCAATGTGCGCCCTATTGAGACGATCGGACAGCGCTTTGACCCCACGCGCCATGAGGCCTTCGCCATCGAACCGACGGACGAGTTCGAGGAGAACACGATCCTGGACGAATATCAGCGCGGATACCTCATCGGCGATCGCCTGCTGCGTCCGGCGCGCGTCAAAGTCGCCGTGCGTCCGACTTCAAACACCTCATCACCTCCGCGCGAACCAGAGCGCTCCTCCCATGACCGATAG
- a CDS encoding RNA-binding protein, producing MSVKLYVGNLPYSVTSEDLEDLFRPFGPVLSSHVITDRITGRSRGFGFVELASAEAAEAAISQLNQREYEGRTLIVNEARPRPERPSNQFGYDRGGGPSRGGRRPPRGSGRSPRW from the coding sequence ATGTCCGTGAAACTCTATGTCGGGAATTTGCCCTACAGCGTGACCAGCGAGGACTTGGAAGACCTCTTCAGGCCCTTTGGTCCCGTGCTCTCCAGCCACGTCATCACCGACCGGATCACCGGACGCTCTCGGGGATTTGGATTCGTCGAACTCGCTTCCGCTGAGGCGGCCGAAGCCGCTATCAGCCAGTTGAACCAGCGAGAATACGAAGGTCGCACACTCATTGTGAACGAAGCTCGGCCCAGGCCAGAACGTCCCTCTAATCAGTTCGGGTACGATCGTGGAGGTGGTCCTTCTCGCGGTGGGCGTCGTCCCCCGCGGGGATCGGGGCGCTCTCCTCGATGGTGA
- the mtgA gene encoding monofunctional biosynthetic peptidoglycan transglycosylase, with translation MRRAHRKRKLIRWILAGLLVGVLVYHSTILIQVIRFRTIAPRMTALMRQRAEEARARGQVPKRVHVWIPYERLSPHLVRAVLAGEDPRFFVHHGFDWGQIREALKENLEEGEIVRGASTITQQLAKNLFLSTSRNPLRKVHEAVITVELEAILGKRRILELYLNVIEWGDGIYGAEAAARHYFGISAAHLTPEQAAFLAAIIPNPRETYNPAKHPARVERRRRIIQRRMREVSIPPQFRAAGTAVPLLLSP, from the coding sequence ATGCGACGAGCGCATCGAAAGCGGAAGTTGATCCGCTGGATACTCGCAGGGCTCCTCGTGGGAGTTCTCGTCTATCACAGCACGATTCTCATTCAAGTCATTCGCTTCCGAACGATCGCTCCGCGGATGACGGCCCTCATGCGACAACGGGCGGAGGAAGCGCGAGCGCGCGGTCAGGTGCCCAAGCGCGTGCACGTGTGGATCCCCTACGAGCGCCTCTCGCCGCATCTTGTGCGCGCCGTGCTCGCGGGTGAAGATCCGCGATTCTTTGTCCATCACGGCTTCGATTGGGGCCAGATTCGGGAGGCGCTCAAGGAGAATCTCGAGGAGGGAGAGATCGTGCGCGGGGCTTCGACGATCACCCAACAATTGGCGAAGAACCTCTTCCTCTCGACGTCGCGAAATCCCTTGCGCAAGGTGCACGAGGCCGTGATCACCGTGGAATTGGAGGCGATCTTGGGAAAGCGGCGGATCCTGGAACTCTATCTGAACGTGATCGAGTGGGGGGATGGGATCTATGGCGCCGAGGCCGCCGCACGACATTATTTCGGCATTTCGGCCGCCCATCTCACGCCGGAGCAGGCGGCTTTCTTGGCGGCGATCATCCCCAATCCCCGCGAGACCTACAATCCGGCCAAGCATCCCGCCCGCGTTGAACGCCGACGTCGGATCATCCAACGCCGCATGCGAGAGGTCAGCATCCCCCCACAATTCCGCGCCGCAGGGACCGCCGTCCCTCTGCTCCTTTCACCTTGA